From a single Sorghum bicolor cultivar BTx623 chromosome 5, Sorghum_bicolor_NCBIv3, whole genome shotgun sequence genomic region:
- the LOC8059339 gene encoding uncharacterized protein LOC8059339 encodes MEPEGSSGTGGHATWTSTWSGYMLEYLANLVVNGTKTSSTFKMVHYNGCAKALQEKFGIVRSGEQVKNHLKTWQKKFRKVCDLRGLSAAGWDEDTFTITLDDEHYNSHIKDHKADADFLNKPIQHLEEMHTIFGSTMATGRFAKDSSVPLGTQEESTDDWDNEVQRMEVQSGSGIGATQQDNAATSSATKATNPNKRDKGKKRARPDHDPLVAPIKWGSTKLAKAIKVAGKADNDVPADLYDNVMAFKGSFNETHLSFYHSYLVQHPHIARAFNSLSFEHKFNWVAKHIADNYPRQ; translated from the exons ATGGAACCAGAAGGCAGTTCAGGGACCGGTGGACATGCTACTTGGACTTCAACTTGGTCAGGCTACATGCTCGAGTACCTTGCCAATTTAGTGGTTAATGGCACCAAGACTTCATCCACCTTCAAGATGGTTCACTACAATGGATGTGCAAAGGCTCTCCAAGAGAAATTTGGCATTGTGCGCAGTGGTGAGCAGGTTAAGAATCACCTTAAGACATGGCAAAAGAAGTTTCGAAAAGTCTGTGACCTTCGTGGTTTGAGTGCTGCTGGTTGGGATGAAGATACCTTCACTATAACTCTTGATGATGAGCACTACAACAGCCATATTAAG GATCACAAGGCTGATGCTGATTTCCTAAACAAGCCTATTCAACACCTTGAGGAGATGCACACAATATTTGGAAGTACCATGGCTACCGGCAGGTTTGCAAAGGACTCAAGTGTACCTCTAGGTACACAGGAAGAAAGTACAGATGACTGGGACAACGAGGTGCAGAGGATGGAGGTACAAAGTGGTAGTGGTATAGGTGCAACTCAGCAAGACAATGCTGCAACTTCATCGGCTACCAAGGCCACCAATCCTAACAAGAGGGACAAGGGCAAGAAGAGGGCCAGGCCTGACCATGATCCATTGGTGGCTCCAATTAAATGGGGAAGTACCAAGTTAGCCAAGGCGATAAAGGTAGCAGGGAAAGCAGACAATGATGTGCCGGCTGATTTGTATGACAACGTGATGGCTTTTAAGGGTAGTTTCAATGAGACTCACTTATCCTTCTACCATTCCTACTTAGTCCAACATCCTCACATAGCTAGAGCTTTCAACTCCTTGTCTTTTGAACATAAATTCAATTGGGTTGCAAAGCACATTGCAGACAACTATCCTAGGCAGTAA